One window from the genome of Saimiri boliviensis isolate mSaiBol1 chromosome 2, mSaiBol1.pri, whole genome shotgun sequence encodes:
- the LOC101048886 gene encoding small ribosomal subunit protein eS24, giving the protein MNDTVTIRTRKFMTNRLLQRKQMVIDVLHPGKATVPKTEIREKLAKMYKTTPDVIFVFGFRTHFGGGKTTGFGMIYDSLDYAKKNEPKHRLARHGLYEKKKTSRKQRKERKNRMKKVRGTAKANVGAGKK; this is encoded by the coding sequence ATGAACGACACAGTAACTATCCGCACTAGAAAGTTCATGACCAACCGACTGCTTCAGAGGAAACAAATGGTCATTGATGTCCTTCACCCCGGGAAGGCAACAGTGCCTAAGACAGAAATTCGGGAAAAACTAGCCAAAATGTACAAGACCACACCGGATGTCATCTTTGTATTTGGATTCAGAACTCATTTTGGTGGTGGCAAGACAACTGGCTTTGGCATGATTTATGATTCCCTggattatgcaaagaaaaatgaacccaAACATAGACTTGCAAGACATGGCctgtatgagaagaaaaagacctCAAGAAAGCAACGAAAGGAACGcaagaacagaatgaagaaagtcAGGGGGACTGCAAAGGCCAATGTTGGTGCTGGCAAAAAGTGA